The proteins below come from a single Panicum hallii strain FIL2 chromosome 7, PHallii_v3.1, whole genome shotgun sequence genomic window:
- the LOC112899932 gene encoding probable aldo-keto reductase 2, producing the protein MAAALVAVPRMKLGSQGLEVSAQGLGCMGMSAYYGPPKPEPDMIALIRHSVAAGVTLLDTADSYGPHTNELLLGKALQGGVREKVDLATKFGVSFVDGGKPDFRGDPAYVRAACEGSLRRLGVECIDLYYQHRIDTRVPIEVTIGELKKLVGEGKIKYIGLSEASASTIRRAHAVHPITAVELEWSLWSRDVEEDIIPTCRELGIGIVAYSPLGRGFFSSGAKLMDSLSEQDVRKNWPRFQHENLDKNLQIFERVNEMAKRKACTPSQLALAWVHHQGSDVCPIPGTTKIENFNQNVGALSVKLTPDEMSELESYAAADNVQGDRHPQAAYTWKNSETPPLSS; encoded by the exons ATGGCTGCTGCCCTTGTCGCGGTGCCGCGCATGAAGCTGGGCTCGCAGGGGCTGGAGGTCTCGGCGCAGGGCCTCGGCTGCATGGGCATGTCCGCCTACTACGGCCCGCCCAAGCCGGAGCCCGACATGATCGCGCTCATCCGCCActccgtcgccgccggcgtcacCCTCCTCGACACCGCTGACAGCTACGGCCCGCACACCAACGAGCTCCTCCTCGGCAAGGCGCTGCAGGGCGGGGTGAGGGAGAAGGTGGACCTGGCCACCAAGTTCGGCGTCTCCTTCGTCGACGGCGGCAAGCCCGACTTCCGCGGCGACCCAGCGTACGTGCGGGCGGCGTGCGAGGGCAGCCTCCGGCGGCTCGGCGTCGAGTGCATCGACCTCTACTACCAGCACCGCATCGACACCAGGGTGCCCATCGAAGTCACC ATTGGTGAACTCAAGAAGCTGGTTGGGGAAGGAAAGATAAAGTATATCGGGTTATCTGAAGCATCTGCATCAACAATCAGAAGAGCTCATGCAGTGCATCCCATCACCGCGGTTGAGCTGGAGTGGTCATTATGGTCTAGAGATGTAGAAGAAGATATAATTCCTACCTGCAG AGAACTTGGAATTGGAATCGTCGCTTACAGTCCACTGGGCAGAGGATTCTTCTCTAGTGGGGCGAAGTTGATGGACTCGCTATCAGAGCAGGACGTCCGCAAG AATTGGCCAAGATTTCAGCATGAGAATCTCGACAAGAACTTACAGATATTCGAGCGTGTTAATGAAATGGCAAAAAGGAAAGCATGCACACCGTCGCAGCTTGCATTGGCTTGGGTTCACCATCAAGGAAGCGATGTTTGCCCCATACCTGGAACAACGAAAATAGAGAACTTCAATCAGAATGTGGGGGCACTCTCTGTAAAGCTCACACCAGATGAGATGTCCGAACTGGAATCCTACGCTGCTGCAGATAATGTCCAAGGTGACCGACATCCTCAAGCTGCTTACACCTGGAAGAATTCTGAGACACCTCCATTGTCATCTTAG
- the LOC112901451 gene encoding cupincin-like — MGAMKRSPLVLVLLLSLCSSLALASYSYGEESSGSGRPYHYGEESFRHWTRSRQGRFRVLERFTHELLEDAVGNYRVAELEAAPRAFLQPSHYDADEVMFVKEGEGVVALLYRGKRESFCVKEGDVLVIPAGAVVYSANTHGSRWFRVVMLLNPVSTMGRFEEFFPIGGESPESFFSVFSDDVLQAAFNTRREEWEQVFEKQSKGEITTASEEQIRELSRSCSRGGRGHGGGESMWDIKPSSLTGKRPRHSNNHGRHYEITGDDCPQLRALDIEVGLANITRGSMMVPSYSTHAYKVAIVVEGSGYFEMACPHLSGGRARGHDSRERGREEEEEGREEQEGGQKSRSYKQVRSRIKEGSVIAIPPGHPTTLVAGEDKNLAVLCFGINARHDEKVFLAGSNSVLRQMDEPAKVLAFGAEREKVDRLIGAQTDAIFVHGPGSRRISSA, encoded by the exons ATGGGCGCCATGAAGAGGTCACCGCTGGTGCTGGTGCTCCTGCTCTCCCTGTGCTCCTCCCTCGCGCTCGCGTCCTACTCGTACGGGGAGGAGAGCTCCGGCTCCGGCCGGCCGTACCACTACGGCGAGGAGAGCTTCCGGCACTGGACGCGCTCCCGGCAGGGGAGGTTCCGGGTGCTGGAGCGGTTCACGCACGAGCTGCTCGAGGACGCCGTCGGCAACTACCGCGTCGCCGAGCTGgaggccgcgccgcgcgcgttcCTGCAGCCCAGCCACTACGACGCCGACGAGGTCATGTTCGTCAAGGAGGGCGAGGGCGTCGTCGCGCTGCTCTACAGGGGGAAGAGGGAGTCGTTCTGCGTCAAGGAGGGCGACGTCCTCGTCATCCCGGCCGGCGCCGTCGTCTACTCGGCCAACACGCACGGCTCCCGGTGGTTCCGCGTCGTCATGCTCCTCAACCCCGTCTCCACCATGGGACGCTTCGAG GAATTCTTCCCGATCGGAGGCGAGAGCCCGGAGTCGTTCTTCAGCGTCTTCAGCGACGACGTTCTCCAGGCCGCCTTCAAC ACTCGCCGGGAAGAGTGGGAGCAGGTGTTCGAGAAGCAGAGCAAGGGCGAGATCACGACGGCATCCGAGGAGCAGATACGGGAGCTGAGCAGGTCCTGCTCGCGGGGCGGCcgcggccacggcggcggcgagtccATGTGGGACATCAAGCCGTCCAGCCTCACGGGCAAGAGGCCGCGCCACTCCAACAACCACGGCAGGCACTACGAGATCACCGGCGATGACTGCCCGCAGCTTCGGGCGCTCGACATCGAAGTTGGCCTGGCAAACATCACCCGC GGCTCTATGATGGTGCCGAGCTACAGCACCCATGCCTACAAGGTGGCCATCGTCGTGGAGGGCAGCGGTTACTTCGAAATGGCGTGCCCGCACCTGTCCGGTGGTCGGGCGCGCGGCCACGACAGCAGGGAGCGGGgcagagaggaggaggaagagggacgAGAGGAACAGGAGGGTGGGCAGAAGTCGAGGAGCTACAAGCAAGTGAGGTCCCGCATCAAAGAAGGCTCCGTGATCGCGATCCCGCCGGGGCACCCGACGACGCTAGTCGCCGGCGAGGACAAGAACCTCGCCGTCCTCTGCTTCGGCATCAATGCCCGGCACGACGAGAAGGTGTTCCTGGCGGGCAGCAACAGCGTGCTGAGGCAGATGGACGAGCCGGCCAAGGTGCTAGCATTCGGAGCCGAGAGGGAGAAGGTGGACCGTCTCATCGGAGCACAGACGGATGCTATCTTCGTGCACGGGCCGGGCAGCCGCAGGATATCCTCCGCGTAA